One Deltaproteobacteria bacterium DNA segment encodes these proteins:
- a CDS encoding DTW domain-containing protein: protein MAEAIQERCSACWLHQPLCLCAEVPRIESQTRVKVVLHCGELSRPSNTGHLIPLALTQARCIVRGGESGERLDAQGLLDDERRNVLLYPDPNATVLSTEFNTQDERPLTLIVPDGSWRQSRRMFCRDLGILPIERVCLPVGELSQYELRRQTDPAHCSTLEAVARALGVLESAVLQESLEAMMTLFVERASAGRFGDAYSGKLLSPMTVLPEFSTAQF, encoded by the coding sequence GTGGCTGAAGCCATTCAAGAGCGCTGCTCGGCTTGCTGGCTGCATCAACCGCTTTGTTTATGTGCCGAAGTGCCGCGCATCGAGTCTCAGACCCGTGTGAAAGTCGTTTTGCACTGCGGCGAATTAAGCAGGCCCAGTAATACCGGTCACTTAATACCGCTGGCGCTTACCCAAGCTCGCTGTATCGTTCGCGGGGGAGAGTCGGGCGAAAGGCTCGATGCCCAAGGGTTGCTGGATGATGAGCGTCGTAATGTGCTCCTCTATCCCGATCCAAACGCAACGGTATTGTCTACTGAGTTTAACACTCAAGACGAGAGACCCCTGACCCTCATAGTGCCCGATGGAAGCTGGCGGCAGTCGCGTCGAATGTTTTGCCGTGATTTGGGAATTTTGCCTATTGAAAGAGTTTGTCTTCCCGTAGGCGAATTGAGTCAATATGAGTTACGTCGACAAACTGACCCTGCCCATTGCTCCACTCTTGAGGCGGTTGCTCGAGCGCTCGGTGTTCTTGAGTCGGCGGTGCTTCAAGAATCATTAGAGGCAATGATGACTCTCTTTGTGGAGCGGGCAAGTGCGGGTCGTTTCGGGGATGCTTATTCGGGCAAGCTTTTAAGTCCGATGACGGTCTTACCTGAATTCTCTACTGCGCAGTTTTAG